Proteins from one Capricornis sumatraensis isolate serow.1 chromosome 2, serow.2, whole genome shotgun sequence genomic window:
- the LOC138074017 gene encoding small nuclear ribonucleoprotein E: protein MAYRGQGQKVQKVMVQPINLIFRYLQNRSRIQVWLYEQVNMRIEGCIIGFDEYMNLVLDDAEEIHSKTKSRKQLGRIMLKGDNITLLQSVSN, encoded by the coding sequence ATGGCGTACCGGGGCCAGGGCCAGAAGGTGCAGAAGGTGATGGTGCAGCCCATCAATCTCATCTTCAGATACTTGCAAAATAGATCGCGGATTCAGGTGTGGCTTTATGAGCAAGTGAATATGCGAATAGAGGGCTGTATCATTGGTTTTGATGAGTATATGAACCTCGTATTAGATGACGCAGAAGAGATTCATTCTAAAACAAAGTCAAGAAAACAACTGGGTCGGATCATGCTTAAAGGAGATAACATTACTCTGCTCCAAAGTGTCTCCAACTAG